The genomic segment CTTCCAGTCCGGGAAACTTGGTCAGATCCCTATTCCATAAGCCTACGTTCGAAAGAACGGTATGAACAACCGTCTCCGGCTGCTGCCAGGCCTCATAAAAGACTGCTGCAGATTCATCCTGAATTTCGATGGTGCGTCCATTGATGGTCCGTATGTAATGGCTATCTTTCCGTTCTGACTTTAAAAAGTAAAGGTAAGCTGCAAATCCCAGAGCGAATAGCTGCGGTGCCTCGCTGTGGCTGCCATACCATTTATCCAATAAAGGGATATTACGCATGGCCATTTTCGAACTGTAGTTGAGGGCTATTGATTCCCATTTATGTTCGAGATAAGGATTGGCGAAGCGATCCATAACTTTTGATGAAAAATCCTTCACGTCGTTTTGAGAAATCGCTGTGTTTAAGATGGATGGTCCAATTTCATCTTGCATCAGCAAGCGGATAAATTGGCTGAACGCAGCGTTCTGCATGGCTTCTTTGACGGTAGTGAAGCCCGATAGAAGTGCCATTGCGCAGCTCAGTGTATGCGTTCCATTGAGGAGCCTGAGCTTAATTTCTTTGTACTTTTCTATGGAGGGGACCAGCAGCACGCTGGAATCCGCTACGGCGAAGGATAAGCGCTGTTTTACACGGTCGGATGTTGCTTCGATGGCCCACAAACGGAAGGGTTCGGCCATGATCATCAACTGATCCTCATATCCTAACATCGCTGTTGTCTTTACATAGTCTGCCGGCGATAGCGCACCGGGGACAATACGGTCCACCAAAGTATTGCAAAAGTCGTTGGCTCCCGTCAGCCATTCTATAAAATCTGCTGACAGACTGTTCTGTTGAGCAAGGTCAAAAATAATCTTTTTTAATTTGCTGCCATTATCCGTTATCAGTTCGGTCGGCACGATCGTTAGCCCTTTCGTAATGTCGCCGGCAAAATGTTTAAACCGGTGGTATAAAATAGCCAAAAGCTTGCCGGGGAAAGACTTTGGAGGATTGTCGTCAACAAGGTCTTCACTCATCACGATACCGACTTCAGTGGTATTGGAGAAAACGATCTCAAGAGCGGGGTTTTCTGCGTTTTTCAGTATTTCTTGCCAGGATTCGCTTGCTGAGAGCACGCGAGAAATACTATTATTTATCTCGTAGCTTGATATTTCTTTGCCTTCGTCCAACCCCTTTATGCACAAAGTATATAAGTTGTTTTGCTGTTCAAACGAATCTGCAGTACCGGCGCTTGTTGATTTGATGACTACAATTCTTCCCCGGAATAGCCCCTGCTGGTTTGCTTTGTTCACAAAGTAGTCCGGTAGGCCCCGAAGTAAAACACCCGTCCCAAACTGAAGTATTTTTTCAGGATATAAAAATGAGGCTTCTGTTGGTGTATCGACCAAATCGGAAGCAATGGATTGTAATGTATCTTGTGTAAGTAGCATTGCTCTTTTCTATTATTGAATTTGATGTTGTTGTTTCCATTTTAAATAGTCCACACGGATTAATTTTTCAGGCCAGTCTCCAAACCATGCATAACCATTCTTCCGTTCTTCTGACAATTCTTCGAACTTGTACTTAATGGAATTATCCCTGTCTCCAAAAAGTGGCCTATTGTCCTGAAGGTCATAAAAACGTGCCCAGACCACGGATGCGCTGTCTGGGATAAGCTTACGCTCCGTTTGCCCAGTTGATTGATTTTTTTCAGTAGCGAAGCGGTAGCCTTTAATTTTATTATTTTGAAACCAGCTGATTGCACGAGTTATAGCCAATTGAATCTGCGCAGTGGCGGGTTGTTGCATAAGGAAGCGTACGATAGCGACCGATTCACTTGTGCTCAAGGCTGCGGGCTCAAATTTCCGTGCCTGTGCTGCTGTCAGGTTTTTCTCATCATATTGTGCTGCCCAGATCGTGAGTGTTGTGTTTTGGATAATCTGCGTTTTAAGGATGCAAGCTATCCCTCTCTCGACAGCCGACTGAGCTCTTTTTCGATAGTCTGTATGAATTGCCTCAAAGCCATGTTGCGCTTTAGCAACGTTATCCAGCACACGAAGAGCATTGATCATGGCATTGTCGTTATAAGTGATTTCGGCACGATAAAGCGATTTGTTGGGATAATATTGCGGAAATCCGCCATTTTCATACTGTGCAGAAAGGAGATAGGCTATCCCTTTTTCGGCACCCTTTAAATAAGCTTCCTGTTTTGTTGTACCATAAGCTTTGATGAGGCTATTTATTTCTCTCGTCGTTGCGTTGTTGTCTATGGTTGCATGATCAATTCCAGTGTCTTTTATTTTTTTTCTAAGGCGGCCGTCGATAGGCAGTCTATAGTCTACTACACTTTTATCGATCAGCTGTTTGGGCCATGCACCATTTGGAAGTTGATACAACAAGATCTTATCAGCAAGGGAGTCCTTCTGAATTTGAGCGCGCAAAGGGTAAAGACTCAGTGTGAGCGCAGCTAAACAGATGATTTTGCAATAAGACACTTCCATATTTGTATTATTTTTTAGCTTGTTTCACCAACCACTCGGTAAGGTCATTTGCTGCGGTAAAATTTTGGTATTCTTTAGGAAGCTTTCGTCCGTCAGTGTACTCGTTGTACAGCCAAGGGTCGCCGATAGCGAATACCGTTCCTTTTCCATAGGTTGCTATCGCGATGATATTGTCACCATTATCCTTTATCAAGGCCTGCGCAGGTGACGTCACCCGCAAAGTCGAAATCTCTTTGATATATATTTTTGACGTGTTTGGAAACACTTTATTGCCTTGTGGAATGGCGATTGCTCCGGTCTCGAATTCCCTTCCTTTGACGCGGTTACGGCTATCTTCATTGAACGTGATGCCGAACTGCTTGCACAAAGTATTAAATTTGCTGATTTCACAATTTCCTTTGTCATTCAGCATAAGGACAAGGACCCCACCCTTCTTTACCCAGTCGGTGATTTGCTTTGCATCTGCCTCATTCATGAAATTCGGCTTTTCGGTTTCTTTTTCCGTATCAGGATCCACGATAATATAAATGCTTGATCGTGCCAGATGACGTTTTGTAGGCGCTTCTTTGAGCGTTTGGAGCTGACCACCATTTTTTTCAAAGATTCGGCCCCACAACGAAAAGCCATTATTATCATCACCATCCCATAGATAATGGTAGGGTTTGAGCTGTCCTGAGGCGGTACGTTTAAATTCGTTGTTGTAATAGTTATCCAAGGTGATATTCAGGCTCTTTTTCCCTTTTCTTGCGCGTAAGAATTCAACTTCGGAGGCAGCCAGAATAAAGGCCCCCACACCTTTTGGATCATTGGTGATGACAGGCTCACTCATATAGTATTCAAAACTACCATCGCGATAGTTTTTGCTGCCGCCCAATCCGGATACTTCAACAACCTTGTTGAGATTTATCTGATCTTTACCCGCAGGAGAGGTAAATTCGCTAACAAGGC from the Sphingobacterium thalpophilum genome contains:
- a CDS encoding tagaturonate reductase, producing MLLTQDTLQSIASDLVDTPTEASFLYPEKILQFGTGVLLRGLPDYFVNKANQQGLFRGRIVVIKSTSAGTADSFEQQNNLYTLCIKGLDEGKEISSYEINNSISRVLSASESWQEILKNAENPALEIVFSNTTEVGIVMSEDLVDDNPPKSFPGKLLAILYHRFKHFAGDITKGLTIVPTELITDNGSKLKKIIFDLAQQNSLSADFIEWLTGANDFCNTLVDRIVPGALSPADYVKTTAMLGYEDQLMIMAEPFRLWAIEATSDRVKQRLSFAVADSSVLLVPSIEKYKEIKLRLLNGTHTLSCAMALLSGFTTVKEAMQNAAFSQFIRLLMQDEIGPSILNTAISQNDVKDFSSKVMDRFANPYLEHKWESIALNYSSKMAMRNIPLLDKWYGSHSEAPQLFALGFAAYLYFLKSERKDSHYIRTINGRTIEIQDESAAVFYEAWQQPETVVHTVLSNVGLWNRDLTKFPGLEESVDRQLKQIIHNGALQALTILEHEK
- the pelA gene encoding pectate lyase; this translates as MEVSYCKIICLAALTLSLYPLRAQIQKDSLADKILLYQLPNGAWPKQLIDKSVVDYRLPIDGRLRKKIKDTGIDHATIDNNATTREINSLIKAYGTTKQEAYLKGAEKGIAYLLSAQYENGGFPQYYPNKSLYRAEITYNDNAMINALRVLDNVAKAQHGFEAIHTDYRKRAQSAVERGIACILKTQIIQNTTLTIWAAQYDEKNLTAAQARKFEPAALSTSESVAIVRFLMQQPATAQIQLAITRAISWFQNNKIKGYRFATEKNQSTGQTERKLIPDSASVVWARFYDLQDNRPLFGDRDNSIKYKFEELSEERKNGYAWFGDWPEKLIRVDYLKWKQQHQIQ